Proteins from a single region of Streptomyces sp. Tu 3180:
- a CDS encoding glycerol-3-phosphate dehydrogenase/oxidase has translation MNSPSGPSPGSSLSAGRRARELTRTVGGPAVDVLVVGLGATGAGAALDAAARGLDVVAVDAHDLAFGTSRFSSKLIHGGLRYLASAQLDVAHESAVERGVLMERTAPHLVRAQPFVLPLTPMVSRGQAALARAGLRAGDTLRLAARTARATLPPPRRLSAVETRHLAPALRGDGLRGGLLSWDGRLTDDARLVTALARTAAARGARVLTRVRALELTGSGARIRDELTGEEGEIRARAVINASGVWAGGLVDGIRIRPSRGTHLVLRPDRLGPLPAGLHVPVPGETNRFVLVLPQDDGRVYVGLTDEPVDGDVPDVPEAPESDIGFLLDVLGSVLDVPVHRDAVAGAFAGLRPLLDTTASSGAATAATRTADISRRHAVLTSSEGVVTVVGGKLTTYRRMAQDAVDTAVRVRRLPAGPSVTASLPLVGAAAPHVLAALPAPRRLVRRYGTEAPAVHALGARDARLGEPVLPSYPVTGAELLWSLRHEGALDEDDLLDRRTRIGLVPADREAALDAVRGLLDDAPGLDRTG, from the coding sequence GTGAACTCCCCCAGCGGCCCGTCCCCGGGCTCCTCCCTGTCCGCCGGCCGGCGCGCCCGCGAACTGACCCGGACCGTCGGCGGTCCGGCCGTCGACGTCCTGGTCGTCGGACTCGGCGCCACCGGCGCCGGGGCCGCCCTGGACGCCGCGGCGCGCGGTCTGGACGTGGTCGCCGTCGACGCCCACGACCTGGCCTTCGGCACCTCCCGCTTCAGCAGCAAGCTCATCCACGGCGGGCTGCGCTACCTCGCCTCCGCACAGCTCGACGTCGCCCACGAGAGCGCGGTGGAGCGCGGCGTGCTGATGGAGCGCACCGCGCCGCACCTGGTGCGCGCCCAGCCGTTCGTGCTGCCCCTCACCCCGATGGTCTCCCGCGGTCAGGCCGCACTGGCCCGGGCCGGTCTCCGGGCCGGCGACACCCTGCGCCTGGCCGCCCGCACCGCGCGGGCCACGCTGCCGCCGCCGCGCCGGCTCTCCGCGGTGGAGACCCGCCACCTCGCCCCGGCCCTGCGGGGCGACGGCCTGCGCGGCGGGCTGCTGTCCTGGGACGGCCGGCTCACCGACGACGCCCGCCTGGTGACCGCCCTCGCCCGCACCGCCGCCGCGCGCGGGGCGCGGGTCCTGACCCGGGTCCGGGCCCTGGAGCTGACCGGGTCCGGCGCCCGGATCCGCGACGAGCTCACCGGTGAGGAGGGCGAGATCCGCGCCCGCGCGGTGATCAACGCCTCCGGCGTCTGGGCGGGCGGCCTCGTCGACGGCATCCGCATCCGGCCCTCGCGCGGGACCCACCTCGTGCTGCGCCCCGACCGCCTCGGCCCCCTGCCGGCGGGCCTGCACGTCCCGGTCCCCGGGGAGACCAACCGCTTCGTGCTCGTCCTGCCCCAGGACGACGGCCGGGTCTACGTGGGGCTCACCGACGAGCCCGTGGACGGCGACGTCCCCGACGTCCCCGAGGCTCCCGAGTCGGACATCGGCTTCCTCCTCGACGTCCTCGGCTCCGTCCTGGACGTCCCGGTCCACCGCGACGCCGTCGCCGGGGCGTTCGCCGGGCTGCGCCCGCTGCTGGACACCACGGCCTCCTCCGGTGCGGCGACCGCGGCGACCCGGACCGCCGACATCTCGCGGCGGCACGCCGTGCTCACCTCGTCCGAGGGCGTCGTCACCGTCGTCGGCGGCAAGCTCACCACCTACCGGCGCATGGCCCAGGACGCCGTCGACACGGCCGTCCGCGTCCGTCGCCTGCCGGCCGGCCCGTCCGTCACCGCGTCCCTGCCGCTGGTGGGCGCCGCCGCGCCGCACGTCCTCGCCGCCCTGCCCGCGCCGCGCCGCCTGGTGCGGCGCTACGGCACGGAGGCGCCGGCCGTCCACGCGCTCGGCGCGCGGGACGCCCGGCTCGGCGAGCCGGTCCTGCCCTCGTACCCCGTCACCGGTGCCGAACTGCTCTGGTCGCTGCGCCACGAGGGTGCGCTCGACGAGGACGACCTCCTCGACCGCCGTACCCGCATCGGGCTGGTGCCGGCCGACCGGGAGGCGGCCCTGGACGCCGTGCGCGGGCTGCTGGACGACGCCCCGGGCCTCGACCGCACGGGGTGA
- a CDS encoding helix-turn-helix domain-containing protein: MFVDDTEEVRGAEGLTESVSAVAALDEPTRRRLYDYVVRHPEPVGRDEAAAALGLARQTAAFHLDRLADESLLDVVYARRSGRTGPGAGRPAKLYRRSARQIAVSLPDRRYELAGRLLARAVEESDATGEPVRDALHRNARERGARLAAEGGGEDVFRLLERHGFEPRREDGAVVLGNCPFHALARAHTRTVCGMNLHLLSGVLEGLGETGFEPRLAPEPGRCCVRLEPAA, encoded by the coding sequence GTGTTCGTGGACGACACGGAAGAAGTACGCGGTGCGGAAGGGCTCACCGAGAGCGTCTCCGCCGTCGCCGCCCTCGACGAACCCACCCGGCGCAGGCTGTACGACTACGTGGTGCGCCACCCGGAACCGGTCGGCCGGGACGAGGCGGCGGCAGCCCTCGGGCTGGCCCGGCAGACCGCGGCCTTCCACCTCGACCGGCTGGCCGACGAGTCCCTGCTGGACGTGGTGTACGCGCGGCGCAGCGGACGTACCGGGCCGGGCGCGGGCAGGCCGGCCAAGCTCTACCGCCGCTCCGCGAGACAGATCGCCGTCAGCCTTCCCGACCGGCGCTACGAACTCGCCGGACGACTGCTCGCCCGAGCGGTGGAGGAGTCCGACGCCACCGGGGAACCGGTGCGCGACGCGCTGCACCGCAACGCGCGGGAGCGGGGCGCGCGGTTGGCGGCGGAGGGCGGCGGGGAGGACGTCTTCCGGCTGCTCGAGCGGCACGGCTTCGAGCCGCGGCGCGAGGACGGGGCCGTCGTCCTGGGCAACTGCCCCTTCCACGCGCTGGCGCGCGCGCACACGCGGACGGTGTGCGGCATGAACCTCCATCTGCTGAGCGGAGTCCTCGAGGGCCTCGGCGAGACCGGGTTCGAGCCCCGTCTCGCGCCGGAACCCGGCCGGTGCTGCGTCCGTCTGGAGCCCGCCGCCTGA
- a CDS encoding FAD-binding oxidoreductase encodes MDMLWSGWGDPAEAKPLPDTVIGLLRDLLGVKPRESGPVALEDVTVPAPEWEPAAHRALVAAVGGEEHVRTDPQTRIRHTRGKSTPDLLRIRAGDVTDVPAAVVLPAGHDEVLAVLGACAEHGLAVVPFGGGTSVVGGLAPERRGPFVALDLRRMDGLLALDPVSRTATLQPGLRAPRAEALLAEHGFTLGHFPQSYEWATVGGFAATRSSGQASAGYGRFDEMVLALTLATPRGTLDTGRAPRSAAGPDLRQLILGSEGAFGVITSVTVRIRPVPRVRVHEGWRFASFEEGTAALRRLAQDGPRPTVLRLSDETETLIGLARPDAIGSGVRESSAGCTAVAGYEGTEEDTAYRRERAAAVLRACGGTPLGEEPGRHWAEGRYSAPYLRDALLDAGAFVETLETATFWSRVPGLYAAVRDALTGTLTGAGTPPLVMCHISHVYENGASLYFTVVSAQGEDAVAHWTRAKHAANEAILAAGGTISHHHGVGTDHRDWYLREAGPLGADALRAVKRRLDPDGVLSPGVLLPAD; translated from the coding sequence ATGGACATGCTGTGGAGCGGCTGGGGCGACCCGGCCGAGGCGAAGCCGCTGCCCGACACGGTGATCGGGCTGTTGCGCGATCTGCTCGGCGTCAAGCCGCGCGAGAGCGGGCCGGTCGCCCTGGAGGACGTGACGGTCCCCGCGCCGGAGTGGGAACCGGCCGCGCACCGCGCCCTGGTGGCCGCCGTCGGCGGCGAGGAGCACGTGCGCACCGACCCGCAGACACGGATCCGGCACACACGCGGCAAGTCCACCCCCGACCTGCTGCGCATCCGCGCGGGCGACGTCACCGACGTCCCGGCGGCCGTCGTGCTCCCGGCCGGCCACGACGAGGTGCTCGCCGTCCTCGGCGCCTGCGCCGAACACGGCCTCGCCGTGGTGCCGTTCGGCGGCGGCACCTCCGTCGTCGGCGGACTCGCCCCCGAACGGCGCGGCCCCTTCGTCGCCCTGGACCTGCGGCGCATGGACGGCCTGCTCGCCCTCGACCCGGTCTCCCGCACCGCCACCCTGCAGCCCGGTCTGCGCGCCCCGCGGGCCGAGGCGCTGCTCGCCGAACACGGCTTCACCCTCGGCCACTTCCCCCAGTCCTACGAGTGGGCCACCGTCGGCGGCTTCGCCGCCACCCGCTCCAGCGGCCAGGCGTCCGCCGGGTACGGCCGCTTCGACGAGATGGTGCTCGCCCTCACCCTCGCCACGCCGCGGGGCACCCTGGACACCGGCCGCGCCCCGCGCTCGGCCGCCGGACCCGACCTGCGCCAGCTGATCCTGGGCTCCGAGGGGGCCTTCGGCGTCATCACGTCGGTGACGGTGCGGATCCGCCCCGTCCCGCGCGTCCGCGTCCACGAGGGCTGGCGCTTCGCCTCCTTCGAGGAGGGGACGGCCGCACTGCGCCGGCTCGCCCAGGACGGCCCGCGCCCGACGGTGCTGCGCCTGTCCGACGAGACCGAGACGCTGATCGGCCTCGCCCGGCCCGACGCGATCGGCTCCGGCGTGCGGGAGTCGTCGGCCGGCTGCACGGCCGTCGCCGGCTACGAGGGCACGGAGGAGGACACCGCCTACCGCAGGGAACGCGCCGCAGCCGTCCTGCGCGCGTGCGGCGGAACGCCCCTGGGCGAGGAACCGGGACGGCACTGGGCCGAGGGCCGTTACTCGGCGCCGTACCTGCGCGACGCGCTCCTCGACGCCGGGGCGTTCGTGGAGACGCTCGAGACGGCGACGTTCTGGTCCCGCGTCCCCGGACTGTACGCCGCCGTCCGCGACGCCCTGACCGGGACGCTCACCGGGGCCGGCACCCCGCCGCTGGTGATGTGCCACATCTCCCACGTCTACGAGAACGGCGCCTCGCTGTACTTCACCGTGGTCTCGGCGCAGGGCGAGGACGCCGTGGCGCACTGGACACGAGCCAAGCACGCCGCCAACGAGGCGATCCTCGCCGCCGGCGGCACCATCAGCCACCACCACGGGGTCGGCACCGACCACCGGGACTGGTACCTCCGCGAGGCCGGCCCCCTCGGCGCGGACGCCCTGCGCGCCGTGAAGCGGCGACTGGACCCGGACGGGGTGCTCAGCCCCGGCGTGCTCCTGCCCGCCGACTGA
- a CDS encoding YegS/Rv2252/BmrU family lipid kinase: protein MRQFTAVVNPHAGGSTGTAALLALARLLREAGAGLRTEYSRSLDHARSVARAAGEQGRVVLAVGGDGMAGCVGGALSGTGAVLGLVPAGRGNDFARALGLPPDPAALSRLLLHGEPRSVDTVEVRSAVHDRAVVLGGVYAGVDALANHHANRARVLRGSASYYAGGLRAVTTWRTARYRVTVDGEEHAHAGYTVVAANSGYYGSGRLIAPDARVDDGLLDVVMIREAPRRLFFTLMNELRTGGHVHRPEVRVLRGREIRISADRDVPYGADGEVEAVLPVTARVLPGALRVLC, encoded by the coding sequence ATGCGACAGTTCACCGCCGTCGTCAATCCCCATGCGGGCGGATCCACCGGCACCGCCGCGCTCCTCGCCCTCGCGCGGCTGCTGCGGGAGGCGGGGGCCGGGCTGCGGACCGAGTACAGCCGCAGCCTGGACCACGCGCGGAGCGTGGCCCGTGCCGCCGGGGAACAGGGGCGGGTGGTCCTCGCCGTCGGCGGGGACGGCATGGCCGGGTGCGTCGGCGGCGCCCTCTCCGGGACGGGCGCCGTGCTCGGGCTCGTCCCGGCCGGCCGGGGCAACGACTTCGCCCGGGCGCTCGGGCTGCCCCCGGACCCGGCCGCCCTCTCCCGGCTCCTGCTGCACGGCGAACCCCGCTCCGTCGACACCGTCGAGGTCCGGTCGGCCGTGCACGACCGCGCCGTCGTCCTCGGCGGCGTGTACGCCGGCGTGGACGCGCTCGCCAACCACCACGCCAACCGGGCCAGGGTGCTGCGCGGCTCCGCCTCCTACTACGCGGGCGGCCTGCGCGCCGTCACCACCTGGCGGACGGCCCGCTACCGGGTCACCGTCGACGGCGAGGAGCACGCGCACGCCGGTTACACGGTGGTCGCCGCCAACTCCGGCTACTACGGGTCCGGCCGCCTCATCGCGCCGGACGCCCGGGTGGACGACGGCCTGCTGGACGTGGTGATGATCCGGGAGGCGCCCCGGCGCCTGTTCTTCACCCTGATGAACGAGCTGCGGACGGGCGGCCACGTGCACCGGCCCGAGGTGCGGGTCCTCAGGGGCAGGGAGATCCGCATCTCGGCCGACCGCGACGTCCCCTACGGCGCGGACGGCGAGGTGGAGGCCGTTCTCCCGGTGACGGCCAGGGTCCTGCCCGGAGCACTGCGCGTGCTGTGCTGA
- a CDS encoding TetR/AcrR family transcriptional regulator codes for MTPIRHNRSDNDTVLDAVRDCVLAVGVRRTTLTDVARRAGVSRMTLYRRWPDVRSLVGDLMTREWVGVATAAMPERRPGTPLRALLVDGLVATVRAFGEHPLFRKIVEVDPELLLPYVLDRRGASQDTLLELLADALREGHADGSVRAGHAERQARSVLLIAQSFTLSLRTMTDEDDPELAAEAFLGELRHVLERTLAP; via the coding sequence ATGACGCCTATTCGTCACAACCGTTCGGACAACGACACGGTGCTCGACGCGGTCCGCGACTGCGTCCTGGCCGTCGGCGTCCGCCGCACCACGCTGACCGACGTGGCCCGCCGCGCGGGGGTCTCCCGGATGACGCTGTACCGGCGATGGCCCGACGTGCGGTCACTGGTCGGCGACCTGATGACCCGGGAGTGGGTCGGGGTGGCCACCGCGGCCATGCCCGAGCGCCGGCCGGGGACGCCGCTGCGCGCTCTGCTCGTCGACGGGCTGGTGGCGACGGTGCGCGCCTTCGGCGAGCACCCGCTCTTCCGCAAGATCGTCGAGGTCGACCCCGAACTGCTCCTCCCCTACGTGCTGGACCGGCGCGGCGCGAGCCAGGACACCCTCCTGGAGCTGCTGGCCGACGCCCTGCGCGAAGGACACGCGGACGGCTCGGTGCGCGCCGGGCACGCCGAGCGGCAGGCCCGGTCCGTGCTGCTGATCGCCCAGTCCTTCACCCTGTCCCTGCGGACCATGACCGACGAGGACGATCCCGAACTCGCCGCCGAGGCCTTCCTCGGGGAACTGCGCCACGTCCTGGAGAGGACCCTCGCCCCGTGA